The Elusimicrobiota bacterium DNA segment CCGGGACGACCTCAGGCAAGGGCTAGGCAGCGTCGAGCTTCCCAATGCCCTCGGCCGGAAATACCCGAACGCCGACAAGGAATGGGGCTGGCAATGGGCCTTCCCCGCCGCCAGCCATTACGAGGACCGCGAGACCGGCATCAGGCGCCGCCATCACCTCCACGAAACGGTCCTGCAGAAGGCCTTCAAGGAAGCCCGCGTCATGGCGGGCATCTCCAAGCCCGCCGGCTGCCACACCTTGCGCCACTCCTTCGCCACGCACCTCATGGAGGCCGGCTACGACATCCGCACCGTCCAGGAGCTCCTCGGCCACAGCGACGTCCGCACGACGATGATCTACACCCACGTCCTCAACCGCGGCGGCCGCGGGGTGCTCAGCCCCGCCGACGGCCTGGGCCTTGACGCCATCACCTAGGCCGCGTACACTGTATGTACAGATTCAACATACGGGGACTGAAGTTCGCCTGGGACGCGTCCAAGGAGCGCGGCAACCTCCGAAAGCACGGCGTCTCCTTCATCGAGGCCGCGAAAGCCTTCCAGGATCCGCACGCGCGCCGCTTCTACGACCTTCGCCACTCCGAGGACGAGGACCGCTTCATCCTGCTGGGGATGAGCCCCAGCGCACGACTGCTCGTCGTCTGCCACTGCCACCGCGAAGAAGTCAGCACCATCCGGATCATTCCAGCGAGGAAAGCCAATGGCCAAGAAACGCAAGATTACGAAAGACAAAGATTCGATGCGTGACCGCTATGACTTTTCGAAGATGAAGTCGGTGCGTAATCCGTACTATGGGCGCTTGAAAAGGCCTATCACCATCCGCATAGAGGACGGCAGCCTCGTCTATTTCAAGACGCTCGCCGAAGAGTACGAGATGCCCTACCAGAGCCTGATCAACATGTATCTGCGGGACTGCGCCCAGAAGCGCAAGAAGCCCCGAACCAAATGGGAACCGTAGCCCCGCCCCCAGAGATCGCAGACTATGCCGCCCCCGCCACTTCGCAGACTATGCCGCCCCCTCCCGCGGCATATTCACCCAC contains these protein-coding regions:
- a CDS encoding BrnT family toxin, which codes for MRGLKFAWDASKERGNLRKHGVSFIEAAKAFQDPHARRFYDLRHSEDEDRFILLGMSPSARLLVVCHCHREEVSTIRIIPARKANGQETQDYERQRFDA
- a CDS encoding antitoxin gives rise to the protein MRDRYDFSKMKSVRNPYYGRLKRPITIRIEDGSLVYFKTLAEEYEMPYQSLINMYLRDCAQKRKKPRTKWEP